A part of Candidatus Stoquefichus sp. SB1 genomic DNA contains:
- a CDS encoding helix-turn-helix domain-containing protein → MNLNKEIGRILKEIRISKGMSVQYLSCKLDIDQDTLLDYENGKRIGSTVLEKICDILEVDKINVLEKAKLNAKYVIGDKKNLNKEELVIKFLEEKNEYELIELYKEIIENNSLMILLDEDKDLSVEEVYQILKIIRDLD, encoded by the coding sequence ATGAACCTAAATAAAGAAATTGGTAGGATATTAAAAGAGATTAGAATAAGTAAAGGTATGTCTGTACAGTATCTATCTTGCAAACTTGACATTGATCAAGATACTTTATTAGATTATGAAAACGGTAAAAGAATAGGATCAACTGTTCTTGAAAAGATATGTGATATATTAGAGGTTGATAAGATAAATGTTTTAGAAAAAGCAAAACTAAACGCAAAATATGTTATAGGAGATAAAAAAAACTTGAATAAAGAAGAACTCGTAATTAAATTTTTAGAAGAAAAAAATGAGTATGAATTAATAGAACTCTATAAAGAAATTATCGAAAATAATAGTCTAATGATATTGCTAGATGAGGATAAAGATTTATCTGTCGAGGAGGTGTATCAAATTTTAAAAATAATAAGAGATTTGGACTAA
- a CDS encoding helix-turn-helix domain-containing protein, which translates to MGVFGERLKQLRTSMNLSQQELSDELKIGRSTLANYEQGKREPNFETLEIIADYFNVDMNYLTGWKQDQYFKNLENNPDALKEGYDENIKYLMEHEGGHLVDLYKELINNESLILLMDKATKLKPADVANLIRIADAFEKETFGDKDEPK; encoded by the coding sequence ATGGGTGTTTTTGGAGAAAGATTAAAGCAACTTCGTACTAGTATGAATTTATCTCAGCAGGAATTATCTGACGAACTAAAAATAGGAAGAAGTACTTTAGCTAATTATGAACAAGGAAAACGCGAACCAAACTTTGAAACTCTTGAAATTATCGCTGACTATTTTAATGTCGATATGAATTATTTAACTGGTTGGAAACAAGATCAATACTTTAAAAACCTAGAAAACAATCCTGATGCATTAAAAGAAGGATATGATGAAAACATTAAATATCTAATGGAACATGAAGGCGGACATCTTGTTGACTTATACAAAGAACTTATTAACAACGAAAGTTTAATATTGCTAATGGATAAAGCAACCAAATTAAAACCAGCAGATGTCGCAAACTTAATAAGAATTGCTGATGCATTTGAAAAAGAAACATTCGGTGACAAAGATGAACCTAAATAA
- a CDS encoding helix-turn-helix transcriptional regulator → MPSNVMIGERLRNLRLKKGITQSKVAQSIGVSLSAITNYELGVRIPRDEVKIKLASFYGLTVEEIFFN, encoded by the coding sequence ATGCCAAGCAATGTTATGATAGGTGAAAGATTGAGAAATTTAAGGTTAAAAAAAGGAATAACTCAATCTAAAGTTGCTCAATCAATTGGAGTATCGTTATCGGCAATTACGAACTATGAATTAGGAGTAAGAATTCCGAGGGATGAAGTTAAAATTAAATTAGCTAGTTTTTATGGTTTAACAGTTGAAGAAATTTTTTTTAATTAA
- a CDS encoding ERF family protein produces MSDANVETILSLEERQKMNIYEKMSHITNELKNIEKDLTVSTGNKSSYRALSETAILNAVKPLEQKYGVYSYAKQRKIVESNVFERENKSTGNKLNTYFMRIEVIYKFVNIDNPQEVLETTTFADGLDNGDKASGKAMTYADKYALMKSYKISTGEDPDQQTSNPKNDNERFEISLDMYVDESYAREIIKLTIYDLIRKNGIIQAELNDVISKELWTDLSHLNSYQLLKLEEELNCVNMSNHKWHKLYNQNSRIKEVVQKDKKIEYIKSWERLGREALRLAGSDIKQKNKIVEFYLNIGYDFSKELDNEDSRSN; encoded by the coding sequence ATGTCAGATGCTAATGTAGAAACAATATTGTCCTTAGAAGAGCGTCAAAAAATGAATATCTATGAAAAGATGTCTCACATTACTAATGAACTAAAAAATATAGAAAAGGATTTGACTGTCAGTACTGGCAATAAATCTAGCTATAGAGCGTTAAGCGAAACAGCTATTTTAAATGCCGTTAAACCATTAGAACAAAAATATGGAGTTTATTCTTATGCTAAGCAAAGAAAGATAGTAGAAAGTAATGTATTTGAAAGAGAGAATAAATCAACAGGAAATAAATTAAATACATACTTTATGAGAATTGAGGTTATCTATAAATTTGTAAATATAGACAATCCTCAAGAGGTGTTAGAGACAACAACTTTTGCAGATGGCTTAGACAACGGAGATAAAGCTAGTGGAAAAGCAATGACATACGCTGATAAGTACGCACTTATGAAATCTTATAAAATTTCAACAGGAGAGGACCCTGATCAACAAACAAGCAATCCCAAAAATGACAATGAAAGATTTGAAATATCATTAGACATGTATGTTGATGAAAGTTATGCTAGGGAGATTATTAAATTAACAATCTATGATCTTATTAGAAAAAATGGAATTATTCAAGCAGAGTTAAATGATGTCATATCTAAAGAGTTGTGGACGGATTTATCGCATTTAAATTCATATCAATTGTTAAAACTAGAAGAAGAACTAAACTGTGTTAATATGTCTAATCACAAATGGCACAAGTTGTATAATCAAAATTCAAGAATAAAGGAAGTTGTACAAAAAGATAAAAAAATTGAATATATAAAAAGTTGGGAAAGGCTAGGGCGTGAAGCACTTAGATTAGCAGGTTCTGACATCAAGCAAAAAAATAAAATTGTAGAATTCTACCTCAATATTGGATATGACTTTTCTAAGGAACTGGATAATGAAGATAGTAGGAGCAATTAA
- a CDS encoding recombination protein NinB: MKIVGAIKKIGDRVLAIESPTPIQIDESKKYKIDIAEYRSKRSLEQNSYMWALLTEIDKKINGGKANNPVEIYIQCLERAHAKSNFYLCVEDGLDMLKRQFRATREIGKETINGIDYINVECF; the protein is encoded by the coding sequence ATGAAGATAGTAGGAGCAATTAAAAAAATAGGAGATAGGGTTTTAGCAATTGAAAGCCCTACTCCTATACAGATTGATGAAAGCAAGAAGTACAAGATTGATATTGCTGAATATCGTTCTAAGAGGTCACTAGAGCAGAATTCTTATATGTGGGCATTACTAACCGAAATTGATAAAAAAATCAATGGTGGAAAGGCTAATAATCCTGTAGAGATTTATATTCAATGTCTTGAGCGTGCTCATGCAAAATCTAATTTCTATCTATGTGTTGAAGATGGATTAGATATGCTTAAACGTCAATTTAGAGCAACTCGTGAGATAGGCAAAGAAACAATAAATGGTATTGATTATATAAACGTTGAATGCTTTTGA